From the Orenia metallireducens genome, one window contains:
- a CDS encoding PTS fructose transporter subunit EIIC yields MKKILNEVRQHLMTGVSHMIPFVVAGGVLIAFSIMLSGVKAGSGADVTNPMLKNLLNLGVAGFTMMVPVLAGYIAYSIADRPGLAPGMIGGYLAGQIGAGFLGGIIAGIIAGYVANWIKGWSVPEILRPIMPIFVIPLLATIIVGSLLQYVVGVPISNFMAGLTSWLKAMSDGSQVVFGIILGAMIAFDMGGPINKTAFLFGAGLIEQGVYTVMGPIAVAICIPPLAMALATTLAPNKYTSQERQAGKGAFFMGLIGITEGAIPFAAADPIRVIPSIVTGSAIGGAIAAVSGVGDHAPHGGPIVLPVVDNRLMFIVAVIVGVLISALMVNMLKKEVTEEVPEVEEGADELDLEFDLD; encoded by the coding sequence ATGAAAAAAATATTAAATGAAGTTAGACAACATTTGATGACTGGTGTATCTCATATGATTCCTTTTGTTGTTGCAGGTGGAGTATTAATTGCTTTTTCAATTATGTTAAGTGGTGTAAAGGCTGGTTCAGGAGCAGATGTAACTAATCCAATGTTAAAGAATTTACTAAATTTGGGTGTAGCAGGATTTACGATGATGGTTCCAGTCTTGGCCGGTTATATAGCTTATTCAATTGCTGATCGACCTGGTTTAGCTCCAGGTATGATTGGAGGTTATTTAGCTGGACAGATTGGAGCTGGATTTTTAGGTGGTATTATTGCTGGTATTATTGCTGGTTATGTAGCAAATTGGATTAAAGGTTGGTCTGTGCCTGAAATTTTAAGACCTATTATGCCTATTTTCGTTATTCCTCTATTGGCTACAATTATTGTCGGTAGTTTATTGCAATATGTAGTAGGTGTTCCGATTAGTAACTTTATGGCTGGGTTGACAAGTTGGTTAAAAGCTATGAGTGATGGTAGTCAAGTGGTATTTGGAATTATTTTAGGAGCTATGATTGCTTTTGATATGGGTGGACCGATTAATAAGACGGCATTCTTATTTGGTGCTGGACTGATTGAGCAAGGAGTTTACACAGTTATGGGTCCAATTGCTGTTGCGATTTGTATTCCGCCATTAGCAATGGCACTAGCAACAACTTTAGCACCAAATAAATATACATCTCAAGAACGCCAAGCAGGAAAAGGTGCCTTTTTTATGGGGTTAATAGGAATTACTGAAGGGGCTATACCTTTTGCTGCAGCAGACCCAATTAGGGTTATTCCTTCTATTGTAACTGGTTCTGCTATAGGTGGAGCAATCGCTGCTGTTAGTGGGGTAGGAGATCATGCACCCCATGGAGGACCAATAGTCTTACCAGTAGTTGATAATAGATTAATGTTCATTGTTGCTGTTATAGTAGGTGTATTAATAAGTGCTTTGATGGTAAATATGTTGAAAAAAGAGGTTACAGAAGAGGTACCAGAGGTAGAAGAAGGGGCAGATGAGTTAGATTTGGAGTTTGATTTAGATTAG
- a CDS encoding PTS fructose transporter subunit IIB has translation MKILAVTACPTGVAHTYLAAESLEKSAKKKGVEIKVETQGSIGIENQITEEDVKEAVAVIIAADVNISKPERFKSMPKLKLDVQKAIKHSDQIIDKIIQEFEE, from the coding sequence ATGAAGATTTTAGCAGTTACAGCATGCCCTACAGGAGTAGCACATACCTATTTGGCAGCAGAGTCATTAGAAAAGAGTGCTAAGAAAAAAGGAGTAGAGATTAAGGTAGAGACACAAGGTTCAATTGGTATTGAAAACCAGATTACTGAAGAGGATGTAAAAGAGGCTGTAGCAGTAATAATAGCAGCAGATGTTAATATTTCTAAACCAGAAAGGTTTAAAAGTATGCCAAAGTTAAAACTTGATGTCCAAAAAGCGATTAAGCATTCTGATCAAATTATTGATAAGATAATTCAAGAGTTTGAAGAATAA